The DNA sequence GCAAAAAAGGGTGTAACATGGAACACAGTATTTGCATAATCACATAATCACAGTTATGCAAATGTCGCAATGCTGGCATTTAGTATGAACAGCATTTCTgcaataataacaaaacaatCATTTAATGACGGCATTTCAGACACAAATCCAGACTGTAGGAAGTGAAAGACATCATGTGACCAGGGTGGAAGGATACAGGGCTGGCTGACGTAAGTCGGCTGCCTCCTTAATGTGTCCCTCCTGCTCTGTAGACCTTAAACAGCAGTCTGGTGTGAAATTTCGGCTCCTACAGGGTCGGAGTGAGACACCTCCGTGATGCTTGCTCCTTGCCTTGCCTTGTTGTAAGAGTGCCTCCTCTCTATCTCCCACAGATGCCCCTGAGTTTCAGGAAAGCTTTGTCACATCGGGGGTGTTCAGCGTAACAGAACTCGTTCAGGTTTCCAGAAGTAAGGCTGCCGCCTGGATGCGCGAGTCCTTTCACACTCGCTGTGGCGTGACGGTGCGAGCGATTGACGTGGGGGACGGGGTGGGACAGGAACGAAAGCTGTAAGGCTACAGAAAGCACACAGTCATCTGGAATTATATGCTGATGGTTTACTGTTACTCTGTTACTGTGCGGCAAACACACAGATGACCACAGTCAAGCAAACACTATCTTACTGAAAACACAAATTCTGAGATTTTTCTGACGTTCTCATCTTTACATCTCGCTCAGCCCCGGACACCCCCACAACCATACAgacctctgacctttgacctttggtACCCGTATCTTCATTGACCAAATAAGCAGAGACGCTACTTCCACACTCACTTTCTGTCAATCCCCTGCATGCCGTGACTGAAGCAATGCCCCACTGACATTCTGATAGATCAGCCAATCAGGAGGGTCTGCCAGCTGTGtcacagagtgtgtgtgtgtgtgtgtgtgtggacatcCCCCACACCGTGCACTCCCCAAGGGTTTGAGTTAGTCACATGGCATCCTGCATCCTGCCCACCCCCATCCCGTGGTCTCCCCACCACGCCGGGCCCTGTACCAGAGTCCACCGGTTCTTCCCACAGCGAGACGGCGGTCAGACTGGCGGGGGCCACAGAGTGACTGCGGGGGCCCACGTCTCGGGATTTCTGCACATGAATCCTCCCtttgtccctccccccccccccccccccgccccagccgACATGATAAACACAGAGGAGACGGGAAGAcggatgcccccccccgccccagcctGCCCTGACACCTTCTCACCAGGAATTAACTGTACCTGCGCTGACAAGGCAGTCATTGTTCAGGCCTCCCTACcgggggggcctgggggggggggcagtccgGCTGAGCCGGCGGTTTGGGTTCGAGCGTCTCTGACCAGAATCAGCGTAGaagcagccacacacactgacgcacacacacacagacagacacacacacacagacagacacagacacacagacacacacacacacacagacagacacacacacacagacagacgcacacacacacacagacagacacacagacacacacacagacacacacacacagacagacagacacacacacacagacagacagacacacaccaggaAGTTCCAGTGAAACAAAATGCAAAGTAAACATGTTTTGCATGTTTAGGATGGCAATGAAATCAAGCAGcggttcctgtgtgtgtgtatgtgctctgtatatattgcattatggggaccagatttccccacattctgataaaaacctgttattttgatgttgttgaggtgatttttcagtccccacaaggggaaactcagctttataaaagtctgtgacggcaatcaaaaaactttgtttggttatttatggttaaggacCCCTTGTCCACCTGACCCCCCTGTCCTGCTGCCCTCCTGccctcctgtcctcctcctcaCCTCCATGTGTTGCCTCTCCTCTCCAGCTCCTGTGGTCACAAGCGCTGGCCCCAACTTCTCCCTCGGGGAGCTGCAGGGACACCTGGCCTATGACCTCAACCCCACGGGTATAGGTATGAGGAGGACCCTCCCCAGCACCTCTTCCAGCGGGTAGgtacagcccctccccccacccccaccccatcacacagcagcagtcacatgacacaagGCACTCTGATGTGTCAGTGAAATCTGTCTCGGTTAACGATGTAATCTGCAGCAGGGTTATCAGAATGGTATTGGGGCCCAAGGTGTGAGACTGCTGTTGGGCTGCTGGCCCCCTAAAATGAATTTAAGTGGCAATTCCTAGCCATATAAATGTCTGGTGTTACCACAAGTCATTCTGTGGACTGAATTTGTAATGCAACAAATCAGGCGATTTGACATTATTGTCTTTTCTACCGAACGTGACACAACCCTTTCTCTCTGTGCACCTATACTGTGACCACAAAGCCAGCATGCTCCAACACATGCAACAAGCCAACATAGTGGCCACCCGCCAACAATTCTCCAACATCTTTTAATAGTGTCCCTGTCCCTTTAAGAGTGACACTATGTCACTATGTGATTATATGCAATGCCCCCTCATACGTTTTGCATCAGCCCACCCCTTTAACATCCCCTCTCCCTCAAATACAGGAGCAAGAGGCACAAGTCAGGGTCCATGGATGACGACATAGACACCAGCCCCGGGGGGGAGTACTATGCCTCGCCCAGCTCCCCCACCAGCAGCTCCCGAAACTGGCAGGAGGAGATGGAAGGAGGTGAGCATGCCACCGCCCAGGGCTGCTGTGGTTTGACCGCTACCCACAATGCAATTCCCCAATAATGCTTGTTTATAATGCCAAACGGCTGAGTAATGTGGTCCCTGTGTCGTAGGACGACTCGCACAGGCCAGGGTTAAACAGGGAAGCTGTTTGTTAAAAATCACGAAAGGCTGGTTTTTCCTCTGGTAGCAGGATGCAGCCGTGATGCTCGTAAACTGGGGTGCGGCTTTTACAGAACCGCGTTCGTCATTCGGACCTTCCAGGAATACCTATTGTGAGCAGCGTCTCTGCACCCCTGCAAGGCTTCTTTTGGTATTTGAGTTGTTCACCGCTCTCTGCACAGCCCCTGTTACCCAGAACACAAAAGGCCTCAGGCTGTATTCCATACAGTAAATCTGGAAAATTTCAGTCTTGTCATTTCTgatttattgtgtttttctggTATCAGTAGATTTCCGAGGGAGTCAGTCGGTGCACAATAGCAGCGTTTATCAAGCTTAAATTTCACTTTAATTTCCCCCTGTATCTTCAAATAGGATTTCAGGAGACGTTATAAAAAACCAATACGGGTGTTTGGCTTGGAAACTCATTGCTTAAATTGAACCTGGGGTCCTAATTCATTTATGAAGCttcgttttttttcctcagaagAAACTCAAACTGAAAATTAAGCTCCCAGGGCATAGCGGTAAATTTAGGGGGCATTTAGGGGACTTTTACACCGAGTTTTCCTGCGGCCGTTGCCTCGGTAGGCGTTAGTGCGATGCAGCCGCGCATTTTGGCAGCGCTCTATGGACGGGTCGTGTGTAACCTCCTCTGCCATCCCTCCAGGCGCGGTGAGCATCGACTGGGTCTCCAGGAGacttgggggttggggggggggggggcggatacAGTACACGAGTGCAGCTTGGTAATGAGATTGTTTGGTGGCAGGAAAGCTAATGAGATTGAGGCAGCCATAGAGTGTAGGGGGCGGGGGGTGCAGGATGGAGAGTTTAACCCATggtagggagggggggggttcacagGCAAACAGTTAGAATGTCAGCCACCAAAGCTGACATCATAAAGACAGACAGTGCTTTGCAGGGAAGATGTCACCCCCTTCAGCAGGATTGCGGGGGGTGCAGGGGCGGGACCCCAAACccggagctgccccccccccgccccggtcCCGCAGCCCCTGCAGGAGTCTCGCTGTGCCCACCTCACGCTTGGCTCTCTTCCTGTCTAGACGGCCGTAATGAGCTCCTCCTTAACGAGGTTTTCAGCTGAGTGTCCAGGGGTTTCGCTCCGAGAAACGGCGGCACGAGGGCCAGAGAGTCGCTGCACAGGGTCTCGCATTAGCATTCGAACGCGGCGTGGAAACGCAGCCGATGTGGCCCACGGCCCGAGCCTCAGGCTAAGCAGAACGGGTCTGCCTTTAACGCTGCGTTAACCTGTGCAGCACCGCACTCGTTCAGCCTGCTACACGAAGGAAAttaagcagtgtttctcaagccaGTCCGCAGGGACCCCCCGGGCAggtcacatttttgctcccccctgctctcagccaatcaggaacaccgaatacctggtacagatgtgttgggagctgggagggagcaaaaatgtggtctgtcttggggtccccgaggactgggttaagAATAAGGTCCCCGTGCCTTCTGCAGTGCCATCAGTGTCTTCTCTGTACGCCGTTGACCCCAGCCCCCTGGTGGTCATATGCGAGCAGTGCAGTTAGCATTATTACCCGTGCTGTATGATGGTATGTTATGCTATTGCTTTGATTTGGGGCGAGGGGGGTACATTTTTAATGCAGAACAACATAATGTCGTTCAGTGTGCACACATATTTGGCAAGACCAAGGAATGCAAAATTCTCAGTCGACAGCTAGTGTCAAATAATGTCAGAGTAAGTAACTTCAGATACATATTTATATGTCGTTCATACATGAATAGAGAATGAAGGTCGCCGTCTGGCAGCAGAGGGAGCAGTGAGGAGGAGCACGAAGTAACATGCTACATGCTCTCccctgtccctcccccccccccccccccacctccagggATGTCTCCCACAGTAAAGAAAACAGAGATggacagcccctccccccaggacaGCTCCCCGCGGCTCAGCTTCACGCAACACCATCGGCCGGTCATCGCGGTCCACAGTGGTGAGTCTCTGTTGCCGGCCCATGCACGCTCACCAGCGCCCCCAAGAGGTCTGGCGGGCAGCTGTGGGTCTCCAGAGCCACAGTGCTCACATTGCATTTCTGCTTCATTGTTCTCTATTTCCTGTCACCTAGCAGTCCCTCTTGTGTCCAGAAACCAGCGGGTGAGGTCACTTCCTGTCCGGTTCGTGAAGCATTTTGCAATTAGCAGACGGGACCAAGGAGCAAGAAAGTGTCAAACCGTGGTATTAATAACATGAAAAATAAGATGAAGCCccaaagggagaaaaaaaacggCAAGCTGTTTTACCTTAAGGCAGTGTTTTCCAACTCAGTTCTCGGGctcccacagacagtccacatttttgctcccttccagcttcCAGTGCTGGACTTCACTGGATTGAGGTTGCGGTAAGATAAAATCTGAGACAGACAGTAACCCCAGTGACATAGTAACCTCAGAAAGGGCAAAATCGGAAGCAGTGACTGCCAGGAGAAGGCCTCTCGCAGCAGGCCCTGGGGAGACAGACACCACCTGCGCAACAATGTAACGATAACGCAGTGACAGTTCCCGCAGCTATGCCTGTCATGTCATCTGTCTCGCCGAGAGGATGGGTGCGGTTCAAGGTGTCCTGTTACAGGTGAAGTCGTGTAGGACCCCAGGGCAGGTCCAGGCAGCTGCCGCTTCGCTGTGCCGCGGCCGTCCGCGTGCAAGGCCGCTTCGGTAAAATCCCGGACTTCCCCGCAGCCAAGCAACTAACGACGCGTAAACAATAACACAGAAGTGACGGTGACTAATGACAGCGCTGTCCCGGGTGTGCTAACAGAAGGCGGGCAGCTAGCGGGACGCCTCCCTGTGACCAGACGGCGTTCGATTTGGGGCAGCCCTTGAGCAGGAGCCTCGCTACCTCCGTGCTTGTGCGGCTAAAtgctaacggcgacccgctgGAGGCGGAGCAGGGATATGGCAGCCTTCACGCCTTCATTTGGTCGCATGTTCCCCCCATGTGCAGCCAGTACTGGGATGCCGTCCGTCTGATTCCACAGCGTCGGTTCGTAGGCCTGCTGTGTTACAGCTGTCCATCTTGTGCCTTTTTTTTAGCTTTATTAGACGTAATAATGATCAGAACGGCAGTCATTTTCCATGTATTTGTGATACAGCCTTTATCCTGTCCATTACCAGTACTGGTCAAAGTCCAAGTGGTGCTTTAGGCAAGGTTCACCGttggcgcccccatctggcacAAAGTGAAATTGACTCTGAAGTTGGCACCTTAGGCTGGCCTGTCGCCTAAAGAGTTAACTAGTACTGCTGTTATGTTATGTAATTATTATGGTAAAGGACCTGCTCTGTGTGTCCCTCTTCAACCACCATCCCTGCAGGCATCTCCAGGAGTCCTCATCCCTCCTCGTCTTTGCACTTCCCTACGAACCCCATCCTCCCCCAGGCCGCCTCCACTTACTTCCCACACACGGCCATCCGCTACCCGCCGCACCTCAGCTCACAGGACCCGCTCAAGGACCTGGTGTCCCTGGCCTGCGACCCCTCCAGCCAGCAGCCCGGCCCGGTGAGTGAGGGAGTAAGTGAGCGTGCGTGCGAACGAGTGCTTtctgctgccccctggctgTGAGGAGTGGTACTGCGTGTTGCTAACCCCCGCCCCCGGCTCAGTGGAGGGTCTATTGGTTGTCATAATAACTCCGTTGTCCTCCATGACTGTTCTGCCCTGACTACTACCAAGCACAGTTTTGAGCCAACCATAATTGAGCTGGGAGTTGACCAGAGGTTCTTCAGTTATTTAACTTCCCCTAACCTGCATTGAATCACTACAATAAACATTCTCCTAATCAAAGCATAACACTGTGCTGTGATGTAACTACAACATTCTTGGcttttaatttctttaacattttaattCTAGCTTATCGCGTCATTGATGTCTTCTGTTGTTACATTGGAATGTTCTTTTGTGCCATGTGACCTCAtttctggtcacatgacccatttatgtattttgtttcattgtggtTGGTATGGCTACCTGAGCACAAGGTCGCACTGGATTTTCTGGGTGTGCTAGCAAGTGACCCAGCGTGGCATGTTTTCccctggggcgggggggcggtgggggggggtcgagTGCACGGAGAGTCAATGCATCTCATGGTCTTTTTGGAGGGGGCTCCGCTGGCTGTTTCACCTGAAGGGATAGAAGTGAGCTGAACACAGAGTAGTACGTGCTTACATGTGCGCCGAGATTATGGCCTGAACATCTTGCAGTGAACCATCGGTGACAGTTGTCACAGTGCAGGGTGACATTGACCTTATCAGCCCAGCCTGCCGTGTACAATCGGGCTTGAATGTGATTCTTGTAAGCTGGCCAGCTGCTGTCGAGGGGAGGGTGGTGCTGATGAAGGGTGGATGGTAGCGACCGGCCACTCGCGGGTACCGTCTCTATGGCAGCAATGTCACGCGCACTGGGCATGGGTACTGGGTCCTCTTCGTCATGGATAACTGTCCCAAAAAACCGCAATGACCGTGTGAGTCTGCAAGGAGCCCCAGAGATGTGGGGCCGAGTTGGTGGGGGGTGATACCTCACTGCGAATGTTGCCCCCGTTGACCCCCAGCACTGGATAGCATTTCTCCATGTCTTCCCAATTAAAGGAGTGGGGTTTTTTTCCCACGGTATCCAAGGGACACATCCGTCCATCACCCTGTTCTGCGGGGGGGTGATCGAGATCCCCCAACAACCCTGCCCCCCTACCCTAAACTGTCACCCCCCAAAACATCATGGCTGTCTAAAGCCAAAatgatgaggggggggggtgtgaaaaatatataaaaaagggGCCCAGGCCAAAGGGCCAGTGGACGCTCTGACCCCCCGCAGCGTCGCTTACGGGGAGGAAAGATAAAAAGcgatagatagagagagagagagagagagagagagagagggcgtgCCCCAGCTGAACTGTGCTCTCTCTTGGTTTGCAGTTGAACGGTAGCGGCCAGGTGAAGGTGCCCAGCCACTACATCTCTTCGCAGATGCTGGCCCCCCCGCCGCACCCCGCCATGCCCCGCCTGACGCTGCCACCCGACTCCAAACCCGCATCCACCACCTCGGAGGGAGGGGCCACTTCTCCCACGTCACCCAGTAAGTGCGCCCGATCCCCACCATGGCCCTTAAACACTCCCAGCTACTAACGGCCCCGTGCCGGGGGCAGAGGCGCGATGGGCGGGGGGTGATCTGTCCACTTGGACCTTCCAACGCGGCGGTTTGACCGTGGATAGGGGGGGTACAGTGACggtcggcggggggggggggcaggcatcACGACGATTGTGGTTGGCTCAAAATTGGCAAAGGGTGACAAGTCAGGGCAGGGCGGGGCTGGAGGTTTGGCGGTAGGCAGGTGCCAAGAGTGACccacagggggcagcacagTTCTCCACGGTGGTtttcctgtctgtttttttGCCAGCTTTTGTCATATCTCACTTATCCATAAGTCCGCTACATCCCAGTCTGGGTGATGGTGCTCCCCACAGGAAGTGGAAAGGTGAGGAAATGAGGGAGGGGTGCGCAGAGAGGGTCTCCTAATTATCCCAGAGAAGAACCAGCCATGGCCAGGGGACCCCTACCCTCCAGGAGTCACTCTCACTGAATGAAAGGCTGGGGGGAGATGGTGACCACTGGCAGATGTAAAGATCACGTTACCCTGCTAATTGCGAGTGGAACCAGTGAAACAGTGCACCGTGAAACGTGCCTGATGTATGTTCCCTTAATTACCCGGCTCTGCTATCCCCACCGATCAACATTCGACACGTTCCTGGGTCACCATGACAACGTGACAAAGCTCTGTGCTAACGTGATTCTAGAGTCCCTTCGGCCGTGGGGCTTCCGGACCTGGCAGGCGGCTCTGTGATTCTaaaaacaccaccccccccaccccgattcGGTTGAGACGAGTGTCTGATATGGGCCTTTGATCCAGACGCTCTTAATTATCCATGATAACAAATCCCCGGGAACATCGGCCTTGAAAAGCAAAAGCTGATTGGCCGCTTGGCACGGGCGACCTGTCCCGGATGGGGGGGCTGCTTCTTTCCAGACAGCTGCTTGATT is a window from the Paramormyrops kingsleyae isolate MSU_618 chromosome 21, PKINGS_0.4, whole genome shotgun sequence genome containing:
- the LOC111847425 gene encoding nuclear factor 1 C-type-like isoform X3, which encodes MDEFHPFIEALLPHVRAFAYTWFNLQARKRKYFKKHEKRMTMEEERAVKDELLGEKAEVKQKWASRLLAKLRKDIRPECREDFVLTITGKKPASCVLSNPDQKGKMRRIDCLRQADKVWRLDLVMVILFKGIPLESTDGERLVKAGQCTNPVLCVQPHHISVSVKELDLYLAYFVQERESEQSSSPRTAIGSDQEDSRAATMDAPEFQESFVTSGVFSVTELVQVSRTPVVTSAGPNFSLGELQGHLAYDLNPTGIGMRRTLPSTSSSGSKRHKSGSMDDDIDTSPGGEYYASPSSPTSSSRNWQEEMEGGMSPTVKKTEMDSPSPQDSSPRLSFTQHHRPVIAVHSGISRSPHPSSSLHFPTNPILPQAASTYFPHTAIRYPPHLSSQDPLKDLVSLACDPSSQQPGPLNGSGQVKVPSHYISSQMLAPPPHPAMPRLTLPPDSKPASTTSEGGATSPTSPTYSAPGTPPSNRSFVGIGARDSGGLYQAQSWYLGN
- the LOC111847425 gene encoding nuclear factor 1 C-type-like isoform X2, translating into MMYSPLCLTQDEFHPFIEALLPHVRAFAYTWFNLQARKRKYFKKHEKRMTMEEERAVKDELLGEKAEVKQKWASRLLAKLRKDIRPECREDFVLTITGKKPASCVLSNPDQKGKMRRIDCLRQADKVWRLDLVMVILFKGIPLESTDGERLVKAGQCTNPVLCVQPHHISVSVKELDLYLAYFVQERESEQSSSPRTAIGSDQEDSRAATMDAPEFQESFVTSGVFSVTELVQVSRTPVVTSAGPNFSLGELQGHLAYDLNPTGIGMRRTLPSTSSSGSKRHKSGSMDDDIDTSPGGEYYASPSSPTSSSRNWQEEMEGGMSPTVKKTEMDSPSPQDSSPRLSFTQHHRPVIAVHSGISRSPHPSSSLHFPTNPILPQAASTYFPHTAIRYPPHLSSQDPLKDLVSLACDPSSQQPGPLNGSGQVKVPSHYISSQMLAPPPHPAMPRLTLPPDSKPASTTSEGGATSPTSPTYSAPGTPPSNRSFVGIGARDSGGLYQAQSWYLGN
- the LOC111847425 gene encoding nuclear factor 1 C-type-like isoform X1; the protein is MFGDGWLCFLPHLGSLGGTMDEFHPFIEALLPHVRAFAYTWFNLQARKRKYFKKHEKRMTMEEERAVKDELLGEKAEVKQKWASRLLAKLRKDIRPECREDFVLTITGKKPASCVLSNPDQKGKMRRIDCLRQADKVWRLDLVMVILFKGIPLESTDGERLVKAGQCTNPVLCVQPHHISVSVKELDLYLAYFVQERESEQSSSPRTAIGSDQEDSRAATMDAPEFQESFVTSGVFSVTELVQVSRTPVVTSAGPNFSLGELQGHLAYDLNPTGIGMRRTLPSTSSSGSKRHKSGSMDDDIDTSPGGEYYASPSSPTSSSRNWQEEMEGGMSPTVKKTEMDSPSPQDSSPRLSFTQHHRPVIAVHSGISRSPHPSSSLHFPTNPILPQAASTYFPHTAIRYPPHLSSQDPLKDLVSLACDPSSQQPGPLNGSGQVKVPSHYISSQMLAPPPHPAMPRLTLPPDSKPASTTSEGGATSPTSPTYSAPGTPPSNRSFVGIGARDSGGLYQAQSWYLGN
- the LOC111847425 gene encoding nuclear factor 1 C-type-like isoform X4, whose protein sequence is MFGDGWLCFLPHLGSLGGTMDEFHPFIEALLPHVRAFAYTWFNLQARKRKYFKKHEKRMTMEEERAVKDELLGEKAEVKQKWASRLLAKLRKDIRPECREDFVLTITGKKPASCVLSNPDQKGKMRRIDCLRQADKVWRLDLVMVILFKGIPLESTDGERLVKAGQCTNPVLCVQPHHISVSVKELDLYLAYFVQERAPVVTSAGPNFSLGELQGHLAYDLNPTGIGMRRTLPSTSSSGSKRHKSGSMDDDIDTSPGGEYYASPSSPTSSSRNWQEEMEGGMSPTVKKTEMDSPSPQDSSPRLSFTQHHRPVIAVHSGISRSPHPSSSLHFPTNPILPQAASTYFPHTAIRYPPHLSSQDPLKDLVSLACDPSSQQPGPLNGSGQVKVPSHYISSQMLAPPPHPAMPRLTLPPDSKPASTTSEGGATSPTSPTYSAPGTPPSNRSFVGIGARDSGGLYQAQSWYLGN